The DNA segment catagttgggcacaaaatagccagttcgttcgatcgcttcgtgtaagcttctatctctgaccccgtcatcttcaagtgataaaactcattctccaacttgtggatatcatcccttgtgcagtactcacgtttgataagttccttgaatttgttccagggtgtggcgttagcagctgccaaccctaagatctgaacttgggcgttccaccaagttagtgctattccttctagcgtgctagtggcgtatttcaccctgcgagcctcagggcattcacacatctcgaacacagactcgagcttttcaaaccagtggaggagtcccactgcccccctctgtgccgctgaaagtacttggacgacagtccatgaagttcttaaaggtgcaaacttgctgctgcgctggttgacctattgtgtacgaatagggcaaagtttaaatacaagggctagtttaggagtgtaggatctaaagatcctagcgtaaatctatactgcagggtatactacctgcttgagcagctgcaagtgccgcagcaacttgagcttgaacgagagcctctagctgggcttgagtcatgttaattcgtccagacatgatcttcattgtaaaagtaacgtaagtgagagtggttcgcgaatggggcgatgacagaaaagcgtaagcacgtaggtattctcatgtaatagtatcatgtgtatctaagtgtaatgcgagcaaagttctaagcaattctaacaaacaggcaataaacataaaccttattacctaggatgtcgagtcttgcacgtggagcgaagcgtcgttgtggatcgttgagagcactgttctggttatagtctggttttaataaaaacgttttcccatattagaaccaagttctctataaccaattgctctgataccaatctgtcacacccccaaaatcccacacgcggagtaccaccgcttgggagcgtgacatgaccaggatcaagccatcaatcatatcaaacatagcatttaataataaaagtagataaagtgaatcatcatgacatgattgatgttcaaaaccaaactttgtttaagtagcggaagcataataatgaaaacccaaaataagttataagttcaaatatcgttcacgatccgtatcccacaacgacctgctcctctctgtgcaagctccataatatacctaaggtcctgcaaggcatgcagcatgtatgttcatctagttgggggcttcccatgcatgtatgtactaatggtgggggtttcccatgcttatatatattactagtgggggattcccacgtttatctttactaatgggggcttcccaatatggtacttactagactatttgcaaccatgtgttcttcttaatccgagaacaggaatacgtacaaggtcacgcaggatttacgtgagtgcccttccccgaggacagtggtacgtgtggggtttacgtaggatttacgtaagtgtccttccgacccggaagacagtagtgggtgttaggttacgtaggatttacgtaagtgtcctcccgacccgggagacaatggtagatactaatatacgtaggttttacgtaagtgtcctgactatcctgaggacgatggtctatagtctagtgatttcgtaagtacgagtaatcattccatatcaaacattccaacccaattcccaacccgggaatcctatgccttggctgtgtgaactcaccttggtttgctcggcagatacacaaagaggtttcttgaactaaagaggtcaaccacgtcctaacagggttatcatacaagtcaggttttgacttcaaataATGCACGTATAAGTCATGGCAACCACGTATTCAGTCAAACACACTTTAACAGTTAATAACGTATGCAAGATTtggactcgcacaagcccaacatCCTTGTGCGGTTCACCCAATGAAATTCAATAGTtcccggcccaaataacataGCAACCCAATAACACATCGGCCCAATAAGATTTAAACAGTCCAATAAGGTGCCCGTGctcacagtctcgagtcgagaccaagcggtctcgagttgggctggtgtcgagatctcgagtcgcaacgaatgagatctcgagtcgcaacaggggcggtctcggtttgtcatggtccggtctcgagtcgcaacgggactcgcaacctcggtctcggcttgtcatggtccggtctcgagtcgcaacgggactcgcaaactcggtctcgagttgtgttgtgtgtcggtgtgaggtctcgagtcgcaacgggactcgcaatgtCGGTCTCGAATTGTGTTgttgtgtgtcggtgtgaggtctcgagtcgcaacgggactcgcaatgtCTGTCTCGGGTCATCATGCTcaggtcgagatcacacggtctcgactcgcaaccatgttgagtctatcaatttgtaacaattttcctgatttcatgcagatcggttacacTTATTCAGGTTTCCAAGTTTACATCAATCAATTAACACGATTCCACCCAAGCAGTTAACACAATATCGATCAAACGGGGGTTTCCAAACCttaattcgtatgaaccctagACTAAACATAGCATGAACAACTTATCATCATCCAACCGGATTAAACCCTACCATCTAAACATATTAACCAAGTTCAAATATGACACAGCCGATTAAACATATCCATTCGGTTCAAATCATGCAATCCGATTTACAACAAGAACAATAACAAGGATAGCAAACTTCAATCCGTTTATCATGCATGCACATACATACAACATATCAACAGAGTTACTAGCATAGCCCTAACCGATCATGTAATCCGATAACTAACAAAACATATAAACATACAATTAGTGGcatcatactaaccgagatgaaagTAGGGGATCGATTTGGGTTCACGAGCTTCGAAGGgtgcttgccgtcgggttccaaaagtcacgagagagagggagagagcttCTAGGGTTGATGTGTGTTTGTGGTTTTTACCAATTGTGAGAGTCAAAAACCCACCTAATGGATATGTGTGTTCGCAAAGGGGAAATGGGCCGAACCCTTCACTGGGCCgtcctcttggtctcgagtccaagAGTTAGGGTGTGCGATTTGGGCTTAATTACTATACTAACATTCAACACACACATAGCATATAatcataacatatcatgtattcattCAAATAATATGGTTCACgtaagcatataacgttacacaaggtaagtctaaagtacgagttgtcacattatccccaactaaaaagaaatttcgtcccgaaatttggtacgcactcactgagggagctaggtaagttgtatcgttcactggttttcctggggtggcACAGTCCAACATGCAACGGcccaaacaaataaacattggtCTTGTACGATCCGGATAGCTTTGTACAATCCGGTcgacttgtgcgatctgcttaGGTTGTGCGATCCGAACTAGCCCAACCAATCTTGtatacccggcccaacagttaagcaaacataacaacttgtgcgatccaacagccttgtgcgactggggacaCCTTGTGCGATTGGATCATCTTGTGCGACTAGACTCCTTGTGCGGTCAGATTAGACCTTGCACGATCTAATCTTGTGCGACCAGGagccttgtgcgattagtttaaaTGTCCAgatttcatgcaatcagttacaaACATTCAATGGTTTCCAAGTTTGTCATTTATCAATTAACACGATTTCAGATTCTAACCAATCCCTTAACCGATAAAACAAGATTTTTATCTCGAAATTCTTATGAACTCTATCATAATCAAACATGAACAATAATCTCAACATTTAAACATATTAACATGAATCTTGATCACTAACATACATCCGATTATGACAACACAATAATTCATCCTAATCGTAacatatcacagccgattacatACCTTCTATCCTAATCATTATGCAAACAATCCGAGAACATGACATGCTAGTCGATTAACATCACCATACTTATCCGATTCACTAGAGCATCATCATTCACACAAACTATTCTCGTTATCACATAAATCATGGCATCCAAATTGGAATGCTCTCTCTTATAGGCGATTTTCTTTGTTCTTCATGAATCCTTCGTTCCTCTTCGTGATCTTGTgcataacagtctgtgattagaggATTGATCTTTCAAATCTCTATAACGAACTTGTTAGCACTAGGGATCGATCCTGAACTGGGGTTTTTTtcgtttttctttttaaaatcgcTGCTCTAGTTTTGattcaagaaccctaatttatTAAACTGGTAGTCACTGATTACGATTAACTGTgtttaatttagctagattgGTGCTCAGGTTTAATCGATAAAGGGATCAGGTTTCATACTAGGGTTTATAGGATTAGGGTTTGTCTTCTGTTTTTTTGCCGTCGGGGTTTCGCTAGGGTTGTTACGTGCATGGTTGGCTGTTCAATTGTTTAATGGAGAGGGGAAATCATACTTGTCCGTCTGATTGCAACAAATCTGATGCTAGCATCGTGCATGATCGAGGGAAGCCGCCCAACTCATTCAAGGGCTTTCCTAATAAGCCGTTGAATATTGATGGTAACTCTTTCCTTCCTCGTAGGGGTACTGTTCAGGATTTACATGTAGAACCTAGGAAGATTAATGTCATCGATGAACTAATGAAGATAACGGAACCGGTGGTTGAGGATTCGTTAAATTCTGATGAGCATGTGGCTGGGGAAACTAGTAATTCGGGTAAAGGGCATATTCCGAATGATAATAACAGTATGCCGAGGTCTTATGCGGATTCAGTCTTGAATCTGAATACTAGAAAAGTTAATTTTCGGTCACTTAGCTGCTCGGAGAAACATGATGAATGTGATATTGTATTACCAAAGGAGTCGGTTCGAGTGGTTCAGGATAAGTTAGCTAATACCCTGATTGGATACTTTTTAGGTGATCGTATTGCTTACCCGGTAGTGGAGTTTTTCGTTCGTAACAATTGGAAAAAGTTTGGTCTTGAAAAGTCAATGATGAATGCTACtggttttttcttttttaagtttgcGGACCGGAAAGGAATGATGGATGTTTTAAAGGAAGGCCCTTGGATAATTCGGTCTCAACCAATTTTTCTAAACGAGTGGTCACCTTCTATGAAACTGGAAAAGAAGGAAGTCACCAAGGTTCAGGTTTGGGTTAAGATCCATGAGGTTCCTTTAGCTGCATATAGGGAGGATGGTCTAAATATGATTGCGACTACAATTGGGGAACCGAAACATCTAGACTCTTATACAGCTTCAATGTGTATTGATAGTTGGGGAAGAAGTAGCTATGCAAGAGCTCTGGTTGAACTTTCAGCTGAGAAAGACTTGAAGGAGGAAATCACCTTGGCTATTCCGGTTTTGGAGGGGGAGGGTTTTATTAAGGAAACCATGTATGTTGAGTATGAATGGTGTCCTCTTAGGTGTTCGGGGTGTTGTGTTTTTGGCCATTCTGATGATATGTGTCCAAAGAAGCCAAGAAAACCAATGAGCAGCGTTAATCATGAACAAGGAGGTAACCCGGTGAAGCAAGGGAGCCGGAAGGGTAAGGAAGTTGTCAAAGTGGATGCGGATGGTTTCTCAGGGGTTCATTCAAAGAAGGTTGCTAGGAAAGGTGGTATCCAAATCAATAAACCAAAGTCTAAATTCGAATATAGACCTGTCAGCAATAAACGTTCTGATGAAACTAAGTCCAAGCCGATGGGGGGTAACTATTCTACTCGAAACCCTTTTGAGGTTTTAATGACACAAAGGAAGTGAATGTGGATAAAGGTCAAAGTAGCAAGTCGGCTGGGGGCGGAAACGTGGATTCGGAGGAAGATGAGGTGATGGAGGGCTATAGTGAGATGGATGAGTTTCTCATGGAAGGGACGCATAGAGttaaaggggcaagcactccttctccAGATGTGTCTAATGGTTAGTCTTGCTTCTTGGAACattagggggttgaaccgccctctgAAACAACAAGAGGTTCGACAGATTGTAAAGGAGAATAGTTTGTCGTTTTGTGCAATTCTAGAATCCCATGTGAACGTAGAAAATCTTAATAAGGTTTGTTCTTCTGTTTTTCGTCGGTGGGAGTGGACCTCGAATGGTAATAGTTGTGACAAGGGTACGAGGATCATTGTTGGCTGGGATCCGGGTATTTTTGATGTCATTTTGCTATCTCAATCTTCGCAGGTTATGCATTTTCAACTCGTGTTTAAGCAAGACAAGAAAGTGTTTTTTTGTTCCATTGTTTATGCAGCCAATTATTATATTACTGGAAGGGAGTTATGGTATCATTTATCTAAGCATAAAGTGCTTGTGGGTAATAAACCTTGGGTTATCTTGGGCGATTTCAATTCAGCTCTTAATCTAGATGATAAGTCAATGGGAGCTTCAAATATTTCGACTGGCATGAGAGATTTTCAAGACTGTATTTCGGAGTTAGAGGTGTTTGACATAAATAGCTCGGGCTTGCATTTCACGTGGAATCAAAAACCAAAAAAGGGTGCCGGTTTGCTAAATAAAATTGACAGGGTCATGGGTAACACTCCTTTTGTTGATATGTTTCCCAATTCGGTGGCTCTTTTCCACCCCTATCGTCTATCTGATCACTGTCCTTGTTTGTTAAAGATCCCAATGCCGGCTAAGAATAAACATAGACCGTTCAAATTCGCAAACTTTTTGGTTTATAAGCCGGGTTTTATTGAGGCAGTTAAGAAGGTTTGGGATACTAATATCGAAGGGGTCCAACAACTTCAAGTGGTGAAAAAGCTTCGTTTATTAAAAAATCCGCTTCGTGCGTTAGTGTTTCAACAAGGTAATCTGCACAAGAAAGTGGAGGAGCTTCGTTCTAGGCTGGATGCGATTCAACGGGATATCGATAGCAGCCCTTTAAATGCTGTTCTTCGAGAGCAAGAGATGAAGATTTCGGCTGATTTTCAAGAGGCTTGTCTAGATGAGGAGCGCTTcttaaaacaaaaatctaaagTGGATTGGCTTCGAGCGGGGGATGCCAATACGGCGTTCTTTCATGCTTCCTTGAAGAGCAGAAATCATTCAACCAGAATTGATGTTATTTCAAATAACGAAGGGGTTCTGTTTGAGGGCGAGAATGTTTCTAAGGCGATTGTGGCTCATTATGAGAAGTTCCTTGGTAGTGAAGATGATATAGCAATTCGGCCATCGCATGAGTTGTTTTCAAAGAAGTTGAATGAAGGTGATGCGTTGTATATGGTTCGTCCGGTCACCAGTCAAGAGGTTAAGCTGGCTATGTTTTCTATTGGGAATGAAAAAGCCCCTGGTCCAGATGGGTATTCGGCGGCGTTTTTCAAGAGTGCTTGGGATATTATTGGTGTTGATGTTTCGAATGCTATTATTGATTTTTTCAATACTGGTAAGCTTCTTCGGGAGCTGAATAATACTCTCATTGTTCTTATTCCAAAGAAGACTACTTTTTTTTCAGTTACGGATTATCGGCCCATTGCTTGTTGCAATGTCATCTACAAATGTATCAGCAAGATTGTGGCGGATCGTATTAAGGGTTCTTTGAACCAAATTGTAAGCATTAACCAGTCGGCTTTTATACCGGGAAGGAAGATATCGGATAACATATTGCTCACCCAGGAATTGATGCACAACTATCATAGAAGCTTTGGTCCGCCCCGTTGTGCTTTTAAAGTTGATATTCAAAAAGCTTATGACACGGTTCATTGGAATTTTCTAAAGGATGTGCTCGTTAGGTTTGGTTTCAATTCGAGGATTGTGGACTGGATTATGACCTGTGTTTCTACCCCTGCATATTCTCTCTGTGTTAATGGGGAAGTGCATGGTTATTTCAAGGGTAGACGTGGTTTGCGGCAAGGAGATCCGTTATCTCCTTATCTCTTTACTCTTGTCATGGAAACTCTAACTTGCATTCTACAGCATGCTTCTCGGTTGGATTCTTCTTTCAAGTTTCATAACAAATGTGAAAAGCAGCGTATTATTAATCTCTGTTTTGCAGATGACCTGTTTCTTTTTGCTCGTGGCGATGTTCATTCGGCTTCGTTtatcattgtcacacccccaaaatccacacgcggagtaccaccgctaggaggcgtgacatgaccaggatcaagccaccaatcatatcgaacatgtaattaatatcaagtataataaatgtaaaccaatcattcaatacgataggtgttcaaaacataataatagtttcaaagtatagcggaagcataagtatgaaaacccaatgtgtaacataagttcaaaagtttaaatgttttaacatggcatccacgatccatgctccacaacgacctgctcctccctgtgcaagctccatgtatctaacgacctgcaaggcatgtaacagaggatcaacaactagttgagcgagttcacagttaacagttcagtaatagtatagtgtgagtagtagtatgtttgttcgttatgtcatgtatcgtattagtttccatcgcggcctcccaggcaggtatgcgaagatattaggggatgttcatcccgagtattctagactaggtttatctgtatcgcggcctaccaggcaggtgtgcgaagattagtaaatttcagttcgcggccttccaaaggcaggtgtgcgaagtcagtcataatatcgcggccaacccttggaaggtgtgcgaagatcagttcaata comes from the Helianthus annuus cultivar XRQ/B chromosome 4, HanXRQr2.0-SUNRISE, whole genome shotgun sequence genome and includes:
- the LOC110913288 gene encoding uncharacterized protein LOC110913288; amino-acid sequence: MERGNHTCPSDCNKSDASIVHDRGKPPNSFKGFPNKPLNIDGNSFLPRRGTVQDLHVEPRKINVIDELMKITEPVVEDSLNSDEHVAGETSNSGKGHIPNDNNSMPRSYADSVLNLNTRKVNFRSLSCSEKHDECDIVLPKESVRVVQDKLANTLIGYFLGDRIAYPVVEFFVRNNWKKFGLEKSMMNATGFFFFKFADRKGMMDVLKEGPWIIRSQPIFLNEWSPSMKLEKKEVTKVQVWVKIHEVPLAAYREDGLNMIATTIGEPKHLDSYTASMCIDSWGRSSYARALVELSAEKDLKEEITLAIPVLEGEGFIKETMYVEYEWCPLRCSGCCVFGHSDDMCPKKPRKPMSSVNHEQGGNPVKQGSRKGKEVVKVDADGFSGVHSKKVARKGGIQINKPKSKFEYRPEVNVDKGQSSKSAGGGNVDSEEDEVMEGYSEMDEFLMEGTHRVKGASTPSPDVSNESHVNVENLNKVMHFQLVFKQDKKVFFCSIVYAANYYITGRELWYHLSKHKVLVGNKPWVILGDFNSALNLDDKSMGASNISTGMRDFQDCISELEVFDINSSGLHFTWNQKPKKGAGLLNKIDRVMGNTPFVDMFPNSVALFHPYRLSDHCPCLLKIPMPAKNKHRPFKFANFLVYKPGFIEAVKKVWDTNIEGVQQLQVVKKLRLLKNPLRALVFQQGNLHKKVEELRSRLDAIQRDIDSSPLNAVLREQEMKISADFQEACLDEERFLKQKSKVDWLRAGDANTAFFHASLKSRNHSTRIDVISNNEGVLFEGENVSKAIVAHYEKFLGSEDDIAIRPSHELFSKKLNEGDALYMVRPVTSQEVKLAMFSIGNEKAPGPDGYSAAFFKSAWDIIGVDVSNAIIDFFNTGKLLRELNNTLIVLIPKKTTFFSVTDYRPIACCNVIYKCISKIVADRIKGSLNQIVSINQSAFIPGRKISDNILLTQELMHNYHRSFGPPRCAFKVDIQKAYDTVHWNFLKDVLVRFGFNSRIVDWIMTCVSTPAYSLCVNGEVHGYFKGRRGLRQGDPLSPYLFTLVMETLTCILQHASRLDSSFKFHNKCEKQRNLCHKAFDSYHHVSHKQLITFMQLKLYNQGCSQSF